Proteins found in one Quercus robur chromosome 2, dhQueRobu3.1, whole genome shotgun sequence genomic segment:
- the LOC126714850 gene encoding polygalacturonase At1g48100 produces MNRFNLKDLTLILFIAFSVWSSSFENCCAREGRQYWRQSSKAVPASVLVKKPKGYNHAGRRMLSSAIFNVLDYGAKGDGQTDDTKAFEAAWAAACKVEASTMVVPSGSVFFVLPITFSGSSCEQNIVFQLDGKIIAPTSSQPWGSGLLQWLDFTNLKGFTIKGKGIIDGQGSVWWGDSGNMPSTKPTALRFYGSDGVTVTGITIQNSQQTHLKFDSCKTIQVYDINVSSPGDSPNTDGIHLQNSQDVVIYSTTLACGDDCVSIQTGCSNVYIHNVNCGPGHGISIGSLGNDNTKACVSNVTVRDIKMQNTMTGVRIKTWQGGSGSVQGIMFSNIQVSEVETPIMIDQYYCDKSKCQNESSAVAVSGIDYVNIQGTYKVKPVHFACSDNVPCTGVSLATINLEAAQENQSSDPFCWEAFGELRTTTVPPIDCLQTGKSPIAKAQSTVDSC; encoded by the exons atgaATAGGTTTAATCTGAAAGACCTTACATTGATACTTTTCATTGCATTTTCTGTATGGTCTTCAAGCTTTGAGAATTGCTGTGCTAGAGAAGGCAGGCAGTACTGGAGGCAAAGCAGCAAGGCTGTCCCAGCTTCTGTGCTTGTAAAGAAACCAAAAGGTTATAACCATGCTGGCCGCAGAATGTTAAGCTCAGCCATCTTTAATGTATTAGACTATGGTGCTAAAGGTGATGGACAAACTGATGACACAAAG GCATTTGAAGCAGCGTGGGCAGCAGCTTGCAAGGTCGAGGCATCAACAATGGTTGTTCCATCTGGGTCTGTTTTCTTCGTCCTGCCAATCACTTTTTCGGGGTCTAGTTGTGAACAAAACATTGTCTTTCAG TTGGATGGCAAAATCATAGCCCCTACAAGCTCTCAACCTTGGGGTTCAGGTCTTTTACAATGGCTAGATTTTACAAATCTTAAAGGGTTTACAATCAAAGGTAAAGGTATCATTGACGGACAAGGTTCAGTCTGGTGGGGTGACTCG GGGAATATGCCAAGCACCAAACCAACG GCACTCAGGTTTTATGGAAGTGATGGTGTGACAGTCACTGGCATAACAATTCAAAATAGTCAACAGACCCATCTCAAATTCGATAGCTGCAAAACCATTCAAGTTTATGACATAAATGTTTCATCCCCTGGTGATAGCCCTAACACAGATGGGATTCACCTACAGAACTCCCAAGATGTGGTCATTTACAGCACCACTCTTGCATGTG GAGATGATTGTGTTTCCATACAAACTGGATGCTCAAATGTATACATTCACAATGTCAATTGTGGACCTGGACATGGAATCAGCATTGGATCACTAGGGAATGATAACACTAAAGCCTGTGTGTCAAATGTCACTGTTCGAGACATAAAAATGCAGAATACAATGACTGGAGTCAGAATAAAGACTTGGCAG GGAGGGTCAGGCTCGGTACAAGGAATTATGTTCTCCAACATTCAAGTTTCTGAAGTTGAAACTCCCATAATGATTGACCAATACTACTGTGATAAGAGCAAATGTCAGAATGAAAGCTCAGCTGTGGCAGTGTCAGGCATAGACTATGTAAATATACAAGGAACCTACAAAGTAAAACCTGTACATTTTGCATGCAGTGACAACGTGCCATGCACTGGTGTCTCTCTAGCTACAATTAACCTAGAAGCTGCTCAAGAAAACCAATCAAGTGACCCTTTTTGCTGGGAAGCATTTGGAGAATTAAGAACTACAACTGTTCCTCCAATTGATTGTTTGCAAACTGGCAAGTCACCAATCGCCAAAGCTCAGTCTACTGTTGATTCTTGCTGA
- the LOC126702701 gene encoding B3 domain-containing transcription factor VRN1-like, producing MAFLTVPNGTKWKVKMTKRDGEVWFQNGWCEFATCHALTLGHLLVFRYEGNSCFYVLIFDATATEIDYPLDDQHQVRRMEDIERDDIDNSLEIMDGFMPSRKTREKSPLPCPLPQKRAKTNPRSSALQAGDTHFRPELTKSKGSVLEKSKMNAGVSFTRQELKAEECNGATKRCPKSEVIERTLSASEKDIALQRVRDFESKNPFFMAVMQPSYVYHAKSLSISSSFAKKYMRKMSGEFVILRSFNGGTWSVMFSFYKAQTKAKFRLGWMKFARDNNLKVGDVCIFELINGVEVAFKVAIFRAANDIDCPLLNGSDHGVGRNRVGCKSSPLVKPESDCNLDDASLSCDQCPAKDGDVGMSTNRRRLKAKALVKNQEYNALEKKQELMTTNGKAENLVRANAFKSDNPFSVVIMQPSYIRKGGMCLPHGIFNYLLRKGFITKGSVLTVKLQVVDRLWPVKLCAYEGMNRSSSCKFSAGWPAFATENTLRVGDVCVFELIIKDDVVLKVHIFRCLD from the exons ATGGCATTTCTTACGGTTCCAAATGGTACAAAATGGAAAGTCAAGATGACAAAACGCGATGGTGAGGTTTGGTTTCAAAATGGTTGGTGCGAATTTGCAACGTGTCATGCTCTAACCCTGGGGCACTTGCTAGTTTtcagatatgaaggaaattcatgCTTTTATGTACTCATATTTGATGCCACTGCAACAGAAATAGACTATCCTTTAGATGACCAACACCAAGTTCGCAGGATGGAAGACATTGAGAGGGATGATATTGATAACTCTCTTGAAATCATGGATGGTTTTATGCCAAGCCGAAAAACAAGGGAGAAATCACCATTACCATGCCCTCTACCGCAAAAAAGGGCAAAAACCAATCCAAGAAGTTCTGCTTTGCAAGCAGGGGATACACATTTTAGACCTGAACTCACTAAATCTAAAGGGTCAGTGTTAGAGAAATCAAAAATGAATGCAGGAGTATCTTTTACTAGGCAAGAATTAAAAG CAGAAGAATGCAATGGAGCTACGAAGAGATGCCCAAAATCTGAGGTTATTGAGAGGACATTGTCTGCCAGTGAGAAAGATATTGCTCTTCAGAGAGTTAGAGATTTTGAATCTAAGAATCCTTTTTTCATGGCTGTCATGCAGCCATCATATGTTTACCATGCGAAATCATTG aGTATATCATCCAGCTTTGCAAAAAAATACATGAGGAAGATGAGTGGTGAATTTGTCATCCTTCGGTCTTTTAATGGAGGAACTTGGTCTGTTATGTTTAGTTTTTACAAAGCACAAACAAAGGCTAAGTTTCGGCTGGGTTGGATGAAATTTGCACGAGACAATAACTTGAAAGTAGGTGATGTTTGTATCTTTGAGCTAATTAATGGCGTTGAAGTTGCTTTTAAAGTTGCCATTTTCCGGGCTGCTAATGATATTGATTGCCCCCTGTTGAATG GATCAGATCATGGGGTTGGAAGAAATCGAGTAGGATGCAAAAGCAGCCCGTTAGTTAAACCTGAATCTGATTGCAATCTGGATGATGCGTCTTTATCTTGTGACCAATGTCCTGCGAAAGATGGTGATGTAGGCATGTCTACCAATCGGAGAAGGCTAAAAGCTAAGGCTCTTGTGAAGAACCAAGAATATAACGCTCTTGAGAAGAAGCAAGAATTGATGACTACTAATGGAAAAGCTGAAAATCTTGTGAGAGCCAATGCTTTTAAATCAGATAATCCCTTTTCCGTGGTTATCATGCAACCATCATACATTCGTAAGGGTGGTATG TGTTTACCCCATGGCATTTTCAACTACTTATTGAGAAAAGGCTTTATCACCAAAGGAAGTGTACTCACTGTGAAGCTCCAGGTTGTGGACCGATTATGGCCTGTGAAGTTATGTGCTTATGAAGGAATGAACCGGAGTTCATCGTGTAAGTTTTCTGCTGGTTGGCCTGCATTTGCAACAGAAAATACTTTGCGAGTAGGAGATGTTTGCGTATTTGAGCTGATTATAAAGGACGATGTTGTGTTAAAAGTCCACATTTTCAGATGCCTTGATTAA